The following DNA comes from Sebastes umbrosus isolate fSebUmb1 chromosome 8, fSebUmb1.pri, whole genome shotgun sequence.
ATGCTGCAAACCCAGAGATCAAACTGCCTATAGTCGTCCTATCTTCCTCTGAGGTCCCTGGTATACaaccacctgctgctgctggctttggaTTTGAAGCATTTGGGAACCCAGACCAAGCAGCCTGGAGCACAAAACCACAACTACAAGCAGCACCCCAAGATGAGGATCCCCCTCCTCCCTACGGAGCATATGCAATGTACCCTTCTAGCAAATAGGCAAATGCAATGTAAATACGCCAccgatttagtattgcactcaTATAACATTGTGAGACTCATGATGGACtgttaaaaaaagtgtaaaaatgtatgcagcagaaccagagatattgcCTTTTTAATTCTATGAATTATTATTTCTTGTTAAAACCTGGCCCCTACATCACCCACAATGAAACTCACCACACCACAATCTCCGTATCATGCAATGCTCATGTTTTGTTGTAAAATTTGCtttaaatttttcttttttttatgataacaCTGCTGGTTCTAATAATGGTTCTTTGTCCGTTTCCAGTTATGTTGATgccaaatattttaatttttgtattttactgtGAATAGATGTCCATATGTTGTAATTTCAGTGTTATTTGCATACTAACTAAATTTCCATCAGCTTGCTTAAATCAATGTCACCTCTTTGTGATAACACTGCTGGTTCTAACAGTAGTGACCATATGATTCTTTGTCAGTTCTTTTAAAGTCCTGTCAATGTGATACACTTTCTTTAAACATGAAATGCTTTGGAAATAAACCACATCCCTGACataaaattcaattcaattcaatttatttttgtatagcgtcaaatcacaacagaagttatctcaagacgctttatatatagagcaggtctatgaccgtacaccatagtttagagacccaacaggatccaccaagcgcactgtggccaggaaaaactccccgattactgggaagaaacctggagcagaaccgggcgcagggcgggcggccatctgccgagaccggatggggggatagatagatagatagatagagatagatagggagagagagagagagagagagagagagagagagagagagagagagagagagagagagagagaggagcagccacaatagtagcctagtagctgtaatagctaatacaagtaggactgataacacaaaaccaatagtggtggatggaaagagtgataatacaactatcggaattgatgtGATTGGGTCGTCCCCAGACGACCCAAtcacatcatatcatataaCACTAAACAGCACTTGTGTATATATAGGTTAATCAGCGGCACTGTATCCTTCCAGAAACGTCTGTGAGATAATGGACACCATGGACCACcattttagtattttttctttttttacaaaaatTGTTTCCAAATGACTTATATACCAACAACCAGATCATTGTTTGTGTAGAGACCTGTCACAGACACTGACTGATTGACAGATTAAGCTTTTTCTGCTCCGAGAGCTGGTGAAACAGCTTTCTTTGAATCATTTATATAATTTCCATTATTCCATTGTGACTAAAATCCTATGATGTCACATAGCACGTGCAATATGTTCAGTAAATGGAACATTTTTTAACATGCCTGAAAAATAATATGTCATGTGACACATTGAGGAAGCGAAGCATGTGACACTCACAAACCCAGGTATTACTCTCCACCCACTGAGGAGTTTATCAAGAGAGCATGCTCATTCTGGACAGCAATGTGATTAATTGCTCAGACTATGACTATGACTATTTAAGCCATTGCAAACTCACCACAGTTTGCtaaaaaatttacattttgtagTGATTTTGCAGGGCTGAATGCTCCCTGTcactgtgtgcacatgtgtgtctcTCACCTATAGGTgcacaggagagaagaagaggtttAACCAGATTTGCATGCCTGAGCTCAGATATAAACAGCAGCCGGCCAGGGTTTACCCTGACCTTCCTCTTGGTTTTACAGGAGATTTtgatttgaaaatgaccatcaaAAACTTCTCAATTGAATACGATGCCGTCAACAGCAAAAACACCTTCACAAATGGAGACACCATCAATGGGAGAATCATCTTGGAGGTTTCTAAGGAAACTACAATCGAGTCCCTTGCTTTTATAGCAAAAGGAAAAGCTCGGGTCTTCTGGTATGAACTTTATGGACCATTGCAACTTTATGTGTACGGGGCTGTTAGGACATATTATGATGTCAAACATCATATCTTGAGAGAGGCAAGACAAGATGGTAACgtattaaattaatacaattattgaGATGCAGTACACTGTAGCTAATGCAATGACATTTAGACAATGATCTGTTATTAATATACTGTTTAAGGACTTATAATATGTAATTCTGCTCCAGGCACTGAAGTCGTTGGTAAAGGAAGACACGTATTTCCTTTTTCCTTCAAGATTCCTGACGGGTGCCTATTCTATTCtatacttgaactttattttacattgatGTTTTACTTCTTTTCAGGTAATTAAAATGTTCTATTATTGTACTTCACAGAAAAATCCCATCATCTTTCAAAACCTCCATTGGAGAAATTGTTCATAAATTGACGGCAGAGCTTAAACAATCGATGAAGCCGACAAAAGAGGCCAAAACCCACTTCACATTTGTGTCCAAAGCAGACATGAATATTCCCGGACTCATGGTAAGAAATCATTCATCTTTAAAACTGCAAATGTTGTTTAAGCAGCAGAGATTGTGTTAATCTGAGGTGTTGGTCTCTTCTTTTAGGAACCTCAGTATGGCACAAAGGATAAATCTGTCAAAGTTTTTGGCTCTGGAAACATTTCAATGGATGTTCACACCAAGCGGATGGGATATCAGCAAGGTAATGATCATGTCTGGTAGAATTACTGTAATCCTGCACCTGAAGGATTTTTATTCACGCTTTTCCTTGTTCAGCAACGTGGCACGCCTCTCTCAGTTATTTTGGAGAGCAGGTATTTGTTGACTGGGTTTGTTTACTGCTACCTACATACTTCATCAAGGAAACATCGGTTACAATCTCTTGTTTGGTAACACTTGACTCCTCCCTAACTTACCATGAGCCTGGGTATCTAATGAACTGAGTGTCATgcggaaatgtttttttttggatcaTGAGAATGACTTGATGCTGGCAGAAGAGCGCCTCTTTCTTTGATGCTGCAGCAGTTCAAAATGCAAGCTCATTTTTTTGCTTTGCTGCTCTCTCTATCTTAACACTATTGATTAGTGTATGAGCCATATGTAAATCATAGAAGGAAGATGACATTGCAACTACAGTCATTCTTCCACCAACTGCTGAAATCTTATCTAGAAAGACAGCTAGATAACCAACCAGTGTGCTCTGGACTAGCTGCGAATGTGAAGGCAACAGGGTACACAGTATGCACAGAGGATTTAAGGTGTGGGGGAGGGTCACTACAGGTCCAACACATTTTTGTGTTGGTGCACTCTAAACTAAAGCCAacttcacactacacaactttttAAATTCGTCAGTTCTCCGtcctgttcacactacacaactcgCTGCCTTGTCATCAGGGGTCttgaagtcgttgtggttttcacattacatgactgaccggcgacagggggtcacacattacaagatctttcaccaggaggaattccagatgaggtctccaaacacGTCTTTACTATTTCCGCAATGTAGATAAGTCTTTGTGTTATCTGTTATGTTTATTAATGCAAACATCACACATGCAACACCCAAGGGGCAACAACAACTCTGGTTCGGGTTGCAAATTCAACACATTTAGTAAGTTCCCAAAGTTACAGGTGACCCCTCTGCTAGTTTCCGGTTTCCCCTTACTCTGTCCCCaaccagatatttagcatgctagatatctggaatgtgtctgcgatgCATCATCGAGCCTCTCTGGTAGCATCTTTTAACAGTTCACACATGGCATCACTCGAGCGCTTAGCCAACGCGgatttgtctctgttttttgtctgggagctccaaaaactcgttgagtggaaaatcagggctaaacgCGCGTgcagtttgcgagtgattgacagctgcctccgttgaatgaacagccaataggaacgctctctctctgaaatgacctgtgattggccaatgtCTCctgctagattttttaaagcctgaaaacagagccatgaggaggtacagaagtctagttattgctcagaacacttgaattacaatatgctgaaaggttattatgggatttttgcccaaatgatgccaaaaacattctgcctaatGCAGGTTTAACCGTGGGATGGTCTCTATATCAGTGCTCACCTTAGATCATGGCAGATAGCAATATATCCTGTCTATTGACTAGTGGTAGTTTCACAATGAATGCTCATTGCTCAAAGTTCAATATTTTTTGATTGGTCTTCTTTTtattaaagagaaaatacatCTTCACTAAGAACATAACGGCAGCTAAAAATCTTGTATTTGTTGACTTCCAGTGTTTTTTCACCTTGCTCATGTGATGTAGAAGTGTATTCCAGGGTGTGCCAGTACATCATGGCGTCACTGTTCAGCCTGGTGTTAACTAACTCTTAATTACTTAATAATGTCTTCGGTAACAATATATAGCACTTTTTTACTGTTACGTTGGCCACTGGTCAACCTAATGTGTATCATACAGAAACTTACTGCATACACATTATCCTATTGCAGAATCGTAACCACTATTAACTACTTATGGATCTAAACATTTACTACTGTAACTCCATTTTACAGGCGAGGCTCTCAAAGTCACAGTAGAAGTCAGCAACCACTCAACTCGTTCAGTGAAGCCCAAATTCATACTGTATGAGAAGAAGAGTTACTTCGCCGCGGGTCACTCAAGAGTTTGCATAAACGCTCTCCTGAAAGACAAGATGGAGGCTGTTGCATCCTCTGGGAAAGAGACTGTGACCAAGGTGATCACCATCCCCAGGGAACTACCTCCCTCCATCTTGAACTGCTCCATACTCAGGCTTGAGTACTGGCTGAAGGTAAACGTCACTATATTGTGGTCAAACGATAGTTTGTGGGGGGTAATCCTGCATTTCTTCTTTCTGAGCCATTCTTATGTGCATATGCTTAATTACTGTTTTGTTAGATGAAGGGAAGCTTGTGGACGTTTCTGTGTTTCTATTGTcattgtttaaagggactgtttgtaactttttaagcgtataaatgtagcgggtcggcacacatgcgcgttcgcatatgcgcactcgcatatgcgcgctcgcgtgtggccggagcctcgtctctgctgcctgctctccttcactcagacagcgcgcgcgtcctccacctctagacgtgaacgcgcgctcactacacactgcagaagagttagtttagctctgagaatatctagtgaatgcacaggggacgtttgtgcagaaatgaatgctgcagctcctccagaccaacagaggttttccatgtcttgtgaagcgACGGAGCtctacgttgtcttctcgttaccgaccgggtgccggtgtctcctctgctctctccggctgcgggcggagagggcagggagacacgctgcagagccccgctacttcagcctgcacttaggcaggaaaagccaacactaggatcagatctaaatcatgttcatggagagaccttcgtctggtcagctaacattactgccaagcagctgaaatatagagtgatattgtggttttagctgacgtgtgtcgcctcactgtgttgagcgacgctctttcaggtatatttagagcgagcaagcgcgagcccgacgctgactttcgttgatttcatggccacaggtgtcgctgttaacaagcatttctgaaagttacaaatagtccctttaagatgtcTTATTTGTGCTTTTAGTTAGTGaatgagggagaaaaaaaaattcagtcaCAGGTGAAAAAAATCCAGTACTGATAGTGATATTATAAACAAACGTTCTAAGGTAAGGCATAGCAGAAGTGCTGTAAACCGGTACACCAGCGGGGACCTCTAGTGACAAAACAAAGGAATAATGTAAGAAACATAAGAAAGCCCCACTGACTTGAACAAGATACAAAcactttccaatgatgtaatgtatccaacacaaatgtttttaaattatgaATATCAACATTCTTTTGGAGACTTTGAACCCATCCCTCACTCATTGTTCATGGTGTTTGCCAAAGGAGTCGGTTATGTGCACAGTACAGTATCATTGTGACTGTATATAATACTGTAAAATAATTCTGgtgaaataaagaagaaaatccAACAATTTTGACATCAACAATGTTTTTCACAGATCTATCTAGATCTCAAATATGCTGCAAACCCAGTGATCTTACTGCCTATAGTCGTCTTACCTTCCTCTGAGGTCCCTGGTATACaaccacctgctgctgctggctttggaTTTGAAGCATTTGGGAACCCAGACCAAGCAGCCTGGAGCACAACACCACAACTACAAGCAGCACCCCAAGATGAGGATCCCCCTCCTCCCTACGGAGCATATGCAATGTACCCTTCTAGCAAATAGGCAAATGCAATGTAAATACGCCAccgatttagtattgcactcaTATAACATTGTCAGACTCATGATGGACtgttaaaaaaagtgtaaaaattgatgcagcagaaccagagatattgcCTTTTTAATTCTATGAATTCTTCTTTCTTGTCAAAACCTTGCCATCACATCACCCACAATGAAACTCACCACACCACAATCTCCGTTTCCTGCAATGctcatgtttgtttgtaaaatttgctttaaatttgtcttttttttatgataacaCTGCTGGTTCTAATAATAGTTCTTTGTCCGTTTCCAGTTATGTTGATgccaaatatttaaatttttgtattttactgtGAATAGATGTCCATATGTTGTAATTTCAGTGTTATTTGCATACTAACTAAATTTCCATCAGCTTGCTTAAATCAATGTCACCTCTTTGTGATAACACTGCTGGTTCTTACAGTAGTGACCATATGATTCTTTGTCAGTTCTTTTAAAGTCCTGTCAATGTGATAAACTTTCTTTAAACATGAAATGCTTTGGAAATAAACCACATCCCTGACATAAAATCATATAACACTAAACAGCACCTGTGTATATATAGGTTAATCAGCGGCATTGTACCTTTTGAGAAATGTCTGTGAGATAATGGACCAccattttagtattttttttttttacaaaaattgTTTCTAAATGACTTATATACCAATAACCAGATCATTGTTTGTGTAGAGACCTGTCACAGACACTGACTTATTGACAGATTAAGCTTTTTCTGCTCCGAGAGCTGGTGAAACAACATTCTTTGAATCATTTATATAACTTATATTATTCCACTGTGACTAAAATCCCATGATGTCACATAGCACGTGCAACACGTACAGTAAATGGAAACTTGTTTGACGTGACTGAAAAATAATATGTCATGTGACACATTGAGAAAGCGTAGAATGTGACACTCACAAACCCAGGTATTACTCTCCACCCACTGAGGAGTTTATCAAGAGAGCATGCTCATTCTGGACAGCAATGTGATTAATTGCTCTGACTATGACCATCCAGTTGCAATTTAAGCCattgtttaacatgttttagtaAACTGTGGTGAGGCAGGGCTGAATGCTTCCCATTACTGTGTGTGGAAGTGTGTCTCTCACCTGAGGGCACAGAAGAGAAGAACAGGTTTAACCAGATTTGCATGCCTGAGATCAGATATAAACAGCAGCCGGTCTGGGTTTACCCTGACTTTCCTCTTAGTTTTGAGGAACTCAAACCTCACTGTGTATTCCTCTGTGGAAAATGACCATCAAAAACTTCTCAATTGAATATGATGCCATCAACAGCAAAAACACCTTCACAAATGGAGACACCATCAACGGGAGAATCATCTTGGAGGTTTCTAAGGAAACTAAAATCCAGTCGCTTGATTTTATAGCAAAAGGAAAAGCTAATGTTCGCTGGACTGAACAGCACGGGAATAATCACCATCATGTGTACTGGTCTGATGAGAAATATTACGAAGTCAAACATCATATCTTGAGAGAGGCAAGACAAGATGGTAACGTATGAAATTAATACAATCATTGATATGCGGTACATTGTAGCTAATGCAATGACATTTAGACAATGATCTGTTATTAATATACTGTTTAAGGACTTATAATATGTAATTCTGATCCAGGCACTGAAGTCGTTGGTCAAGGAAGACAtgtatttcctttttccttCGAGATTCCTGACAGGTGCCTATTCTTTACTTTATTTCAGACTGATGTTTTACTTCTTATCAGGTCATTTAAATTCACTATTATTGTACTTCACAGAAAAATCCCATCATCTTTCAAAGCCACCACAGGCAAAATTGTTCATAAATTGACGGCACAGCTTAAACAATCGATGAAGCTGACAAAAGAGGCCAAAACCCACTTCACATTTGTGTCCAAAGCAGACATGAATATTCCCGGACTCATGGTAAGAAATCATTCATCTTTAAAACTGCAAATGTTGTTTAAGCAGCAGAGATTGTGTTAATCTGAGGTGTTGGTCTCTTCTTTTAGGAACCTCAGTATGGCACAAAAGATAAATCTGTCAAAGTTTTTGGCTCTGGAAACATTTCAATGGATGTTCACACCAAGCGGATGGGATATCAGCAAGGTAATGATCATGTCTGGTAGAATTACTGTAATCCTGCACCTGAAGGATTTTGATTCACGCCTTTCCTTGTTCAGCAACGTGGCACGCCTCTCTCAGTTATTTTGGAGAGCAGGTATTTGTTGACTGGGTTTGTGTTTAATACCACCTACATACTTCATCAAGGAAACATCGGTTACAAATTCTTGTTTGGTAACACTTGACTCCTCCCTAACTTGTCATGAGCCTGGGTATCTAATGAACTGAGTGTCATgcggaaatgttttttttggatcATGAGAATGACTTGATGCTGGCAGAAGAGAGCCTCTTTCTTTGACGCTGCAGCAGTTCAAAATGCAAGCTTATtttttcctctgctgctctcaACATCTTAACACTATTGATTAGTGTGTGAGCCATATTTAAATCCTGGAAGGAAGATGACATTGCAACTACAGTCATTCGTCCTCCAACTGCTGAAATCGTATCTAGAATCACAGCTAGATAACCAACCAGTGTGCTCTGGACTAGCTGCGAATGTGAAGGCAACAGGGGTACACAATAATGCACAGAGGAAGTAAGGTGTATGGGAGGGtcaataggcccttttcacagcagcaattttgacatgtcattgcagggtcaACACAGTTggatttaataatattaattatgacCCTATtccaataaggttatgaataatgtgaatgcactagctgagtcaaagtttgtgctaagtttggaaataactaaaAGGGTTAGTTGGGATCTtttgaagtggtgttactttactgcttttgtgaatggagtctggtggctttgaagagagcgatctaacagcttcagttccccgtcagaaagagCTGCCGGGCagtgaggtaaagcggctgtggacgaaagcagcagaaaaaacacctaagaaaaatctatttcagtttaagtgtgcgctatattttgaatattttcactgcttttcgGGTTTTAACATTTTCTATGAAATTGTATTAGATTTTAGTTTGATATTTACTATAGCCCGACTGATAACGGATTGTTGAGGCCGATACCGATATGGATATTTGGCAGTCCGATAACGATATAATCGGCCGGTATCAATCAACATCAATAaatcacataaacaaacaatttTGATATGGATACcttagatttctttttttaattgtatacattttaattgtttaatttcaCCCTGTTTCTAAATAACCTCAAAGCTACTTTCGCATTTCTGTTCTACAAGTTCTGGTTACTGATTGGCCGACATACACACCGATACATTATATCTGCAATAAGCTAATACTGTTTGATACAGTATGATATTGAtttgcatcttgtttttgttgacttccagtgtttttttaaccttgCTCTTGTGATGTAGAGCATCACTCATGGTATCACTGTTCAGCCTGgtgttaagttactctttaatgCTTAACAATGTCTTCGGTAACAATATAGCACTCTCTTCCGTTATGTTGGCCACTGGTCAACCTGTATCATACATAAACTCACTGCCTACACATTATCCTATTGCAGAATCGTAACCCCTAATGATGGATCTAAAAATGCACTACTGTagctttctttttctccattttacaGGCGAGGCTCTCCAAGTCACAGTTGAAGTCGGCAACCGCTCGAGTCGTTCAGTGAAGCCCAAATTCAAACTGTATGAGAAGAGGAGTTTCTTCGCCCAGGGTCGCAGGAGAGTTCACACAAATGAGATCCTGAAGGACAAGATGGAGGCTGTTGCATCCTCTGGGAAAGAGACTGTGACCAAGGTGATCACCATCCCCAGGGAACTACCTCCCTCCATCTTGAACTGCTCCATAATCAAGCTGGAGTACAGGCTGAAGGTAAACGTCACTATATTGTCGTCAAATGATAGTTTGTGGGGGGTAATCCTGCATTTCTTCTTTCTGAGCCATTCTTCTGTGCATATGCTTGATTACTGTTTTGTTAGAATAGCTACCGATGGGAAGCCTATGGggctttttctgtttctcttttcctTGTTTAAAATGTCTTCTTTGTACTTTTAGTTACCGAATGAGGTTTCATTTTGAAAGTGACTAAAAATCTAATAATGATATAGTGATATCATAAAAAAATCCTTTCTATGGAAAGGCTAAGCCCTTCTCTTATGCcatgatatataatatacaaaatGACAAAGGAAGCATGTTTCTTCACTGATTGTtagtaaaatgacaaaaaagtacaaaaatgtaGAGCACACATAAACCTAATCAACTCAGGAAACTCAAATGAACTGAATAAACTCCAGAGAGAGAAAACCTGCAGTAAACCAGAGATGACCTCTagtgacaaaacaaagaaatacagtAAGAAACATAAGAAAGCCCCACTGACTTGAACTAGAGTGATACAAAAACTTTCTAAATATGTTTTCCTATAGatccaataataataaaaaataaaatctcatttgtttttaaaaaattatgaaTATCAGCATTTATCTGGAGTCTTTGAACCCATCCCTCACTCATTGGTATTTGCCAAAGGAGTCAGTTATGCGGAGAGTAGCCTATGTAAATTATTGTGACTGTATATAATACTGTACAATAATTCTGTTATTTTTTCACAGATCTATCTAGATGTCAAATATGCTGCAGACCCAGAGATCAAACTGCCTATAGTCGTCTTACCTTGCTCTGAGGTCCCTGGTATGAAACaaccacctgctgctgctggctttggaTTTGAAGCATTTGGGAACCCAGACCAAGCAGCCTGGAGCACAAAACCACAACTACAAGCAGCACCCCAAGCTGTGTATCCCCCTCCTCCCTACGGAGCATACGCAATGTACCCTCCTAGCAAATATGCAAGTGCAATGTAAATATGCCAccgatttagtattgcactcaTATAACATTGTCAGACTCATGATGGACTGTTAAAAAAGTgtcaaaattgatgcagcagtACCAGAGATATTGCCTTTTTTATTCTATGAATTCTTCTttcttgtcaaaacctggcccctacattacccacaatgcaactcacgAGCCAAATGTTCCGTTGGAGATTCAGGAGTGTTATGCTCATGCTTatgttttttgtaatatttgcaGCTGTGTAACAGAAGATGCTTTAAATAAAGAGTTTTCTACTTTTGTGATAACACTGCTGGTTCTAATAACGGTTCTTTGTCCGTTATGTTGATGCCAacgtttttatttgttttatttcgcTGTGAATTGTCCATATGTTGTAATTTCAGTGTTATGTGCATACTAAATAAATTTCCATCAGGTTGCTTTAATGAATGTTACCTCAAGGACAAAGTTGAATAGAATTGCTTTTGACTAAACATACAGTAACACGTTTCAATCAAAAGATGGATTAGAGATGTTTCACCCTCCATCATCAAGCTACAGTATTTAACTTTAAAGTGAACAGCATGATGTTATGTCTGTAAAAAAGTTGTGGAACGTGTACTGACTCTGAATCCCCTTACAAAAGAAGTtgtacttcaagtttattttatgaagtaaactcaagtatacattatttaataagtatactaatatcaatgtactagtagtatacttgtaagtgtactacttcaatacttctcgGGAcaaaattggcccacttttttagtttataaaagtatactttaaatgtaagagtagtaaactttcAGTACACAACtggtttacatccaagttgtattttgtactgcaactataatatgaactatactacaagtgaacttatactgttagtttactagttatatacttatACTACCATATTACTTAtacttttctttatacttttcagtataagccaagtacacgtggacttttctgtataccaAGTATATACTTAAGTGtaattttgttaagtttatctctgataagtacacaaaaagtaaactgaaagcgtAATCTCTTATTTTACGTTtcaaagaagtatactaatagcatacttgaataaacttctttttttgtaagggtCTGTTATAGAATGAAATATGTTCTAAATGCTCCAGTGCATTTccttagtaataataataataatgtcaatCTCAATTTATTTGGCCTAATTTAAGCTGTGAGGCTGCCGgctagagttacctgtgtgaaAGTGACACCTGCAGCTCTTGATCACGTGGTCATGTGTGACGCAGATACAGCTTTCTTTAGAAGTCCAATACTACAGTGCATGCCAGCCTTACCTGATCCTTGTTCATCAACGAAAGGCCCAACTTCAATACCACCGTGGATCAATTCAAAACAGCAAAGTTATAGGAATCCTTTTGCAAAAGAAGGAGGATCGTCTACTCATTTCACTTCGCAACCTCTGGGAAGGTTATTTGATGTTGTCTTATCATGACTGTAAAGCATCTCTCAGTGGATTACAACAAGGTGAATGAGCGAGGCACCTTCTCTCCCGGGGACATCCTCTCCGGCAGGGTGACAGTGGTGACCAGCAGGGAAACCAAAGTGCAGAGTTTTTTGGTCAGAGCCAAAGGAAAAGCTAAGGTGACATGGCACGAACAAGAAGGGCAAGCCACAGGGACGCACAGCGACAAGAAGcgatacttttattttgaacacaT
Coding sequences within:
- the LOC119493680 gene encoding arrestin domain-containing protein 3-like, whose protein sequence is MTIKNFSIEYDAVNSKNTFTNGDTINGRIILEVSKETTIESLAFIAKGKARVFWYELYGPLQLYVYGAVRTYYDVKHHILREARQDGTEVVGKGRHVFPFSFKIPDGKIPSSFKTSIGEIVHKLTAELKQSMKPTKEAKTHFTFVSKADMNIPGLMEPQYGTKDKSVKVFGSGNISMDVHTKRMGYQQGEALKVTVEVSNHSTRSVKPKFILYEKKSYFAAGHSRVCINALLKDKMEAVASSGKETVTKVITIPRELPPSILNCSILRLEYWLKIYLDLKYAANPVILLPIVVLPSSEVPGIQPPAAAGFGFEAFGNPDQAAWSTTPQLQAAPQDEDPPPPYGAYAMYPSSK
- the LOC119493679 gene encoding arrestin domain-containing protein 3-like isoform X3, with amino-acid sequence MTIKNFSIEYDAINSKNTFTNGDTINGRIILEVSKETKIQSLDFIAKGKANVRWTEQHGNNHHHVYWSDEKYYEVKHHILREARQDGTEVVGQGRHVFPFSFEIPDRKIPSSFKATTGKIVHKLTAQLKQSMKLTKEAKTHFTFVSKADMNIPGLMEPQYGTKDKSVKVFGSGNISMDVHTKRMGYQQGEALQVTVEVGNRSSRSVKPKFKLYEKRSFFAQGRRRVHTNEILKDKMEAVASSGKETVTKVITIPRELPPSILNCSIIKLEYRLKIYLDVKYAADPEIKLPIVVLPCSEVPGMKQPPAAAGFGFEAFGNPDQAAWSTKPQLQAAPQAVYPPPPYGAYAMYPPSKYASAM
- the LOC119493679 gene encoding arrestin domain-containing protein 3-like isoform X1, whose protein sequence is MTIKNFSIEYDAVNSKNTFTNGDTINGRIILEVSKETTIQSLAFIAKGKARVCWSENYGQYQNNVYWAEKKYYEVKHHILREARQDGTEVVGQGRHVFPFSFEIPDRKIPSSFKATTGKIVHKLTAQLKQSMKLTKEAKTHFTFVSKADMNIPGLMEPQYGTKDKSVKVFGSGNISMDVHTKRMGYQQGEALQVTVEVGNRSSRSVKPKFKLYEKRSFFAQGRRRVHTNEILKDKMEAVASSGKETVTKVITIPRELPPSILNCSIIKLEYRLKIYLDVKYAADPEIKLPIVVLPCSEVPGMKQPPAAAGFGFEAFGNPDQAAWSTKPQLQAAPQAVYPPPPYGAYAMYPPSKYASAM